A stretch of Brassica rapa cultivar Chiifu-401-42 chromosome A08, CAAS_Brap_v3.01, whole genome shotgun sequence DNA encodes these proteins:
- the LOC103833764 gene encoding uncharacterized protein LOC103833764 — MECNRDEALRAKEIAESKFKMRDFAGAKKFALKAQSLFPEMEGLSQMLSTFHVFIAAETKVNGEVDWYGILDANPRDDNETLKKKYRKLALMLHPDKNSSVGADGAFKHVSEAWKFLSDKEKRAAFDRKKSLYTMYNKVSVSSSNSGFCNFANNASFASNVRPPPPPTQKKNNPPPTHKSNPQKPAQKTGQSDHHHTAAADTFWTVCRRCMTQYEYLRTYANCNLLCPNCLQSFSAVQVPKPGMLSHWSRLSSAKPKSADAAIPGVFNNSKWAFSRTSSAAHAACMVQKVYEKVKKDREEAEATDKRGRKNAKRKCITTDSSLKKRKVIGETETGVSGGRKVVYYAIAGENGRNMGKLHVTRERASPRLKKKISKEAVTREVKSR, encoded by the coding sequence ATGGAGTGCAACCGAGACGAGGCCTTAAGGGCCAAAGAAATCGCAGAGAGCAAGTTCAAAATGAGAGACTTTGCAGGAGCCAAGAAATTCGCCTTGAAAGCTCAATCTCTCTTCCCAGAGATGGAAGGCCTGTCTCAGATGCTATCCACTTTCCATGTCTTCATCGCTGCTGAGACCAAAGTCAACGGGGAAGTCGACTGGTACGGTATACTCGACGCCAATCCTCGAGATGACAACGAGACGCTGAAGAAAAAGTACAGGAAGCTCGCTCTTATGCTTCACCCCGACAAAAACAGCTCTGTTGGAGCCGATGGAGCTTTCAAGCACGTCTCCGAAGCTTGGAAGTTCTTGTCTGATAAGGAGAAGAGAGCTGCTTTTGATCGTAAGAAGAGTTTGTACACTATGTATAACAAGGTTTCTGTCTCTTCTTCTAACAGCGGCTTCTGCAATTTCGCCAACAACGCTAGTTTTGCTTCAAACGTTAGGCCACCGCCTCCGCCAACGCAGAAGAAGAACAATCCTCCACCGACCCATAAGAGCAATCCTCAGAAGCCTGCTCAGAAAACAGGACAGAGTGATCATCATCATACAGCTGCAGCTGATACTTTCTGGACAGTCTGTAGGAGATGCATGACGCAGTACGAGTATCTTAGGACTTATGCCAACTGTAACCTTCTGTGTCCTAACTGTCTACAGTCCTTTTCAGCGGTACAAGTCCCTAAACCGGGTATGTTAAGCCACTGGAGCCGTCTCAGCAGTGCAAAGCCAAAGTCAGCTGATGCTGCTATTCCAGGTGTATTCAACAACTCCAAGTGGGCATTCTCAAGAACCAGCAGTGCAGCTCATGCTGCGTGTATGGTTCAAAAGGTTTATGAGAAGGTGAAGAAAGATCGCGAGGAGGCAGAAGCAACTGATAAAAGAGGAAGGAAGAATGCCAAAAGGAAGTGCATTACTACTGATTCGTCTCTTAAAAAGAGGAAGGTAATAGGAGAAACCGAGACTGGTGTCTCTGGTGGAAGAAAGGTCGTTTACTATGCGATTGCTGGTGAAAACGGAAGGAACATGGGAAAGTTACATGTAACGAGAGAGAGAGCATCTCCCAGACTCAAGAAAAAGATTAGCAAGGAGGCTGTAACAAGGGAGGTGAAGTCGCGTTAG
- the LOC103833765 gene encoding probable xyloglucan galactosyltransferase GT14, producing the protein MKPKNYSPMEKPISVVTGKFRSSSSNNHSNVWFVVPLFILLCFILLCFDYSALYITDTDEAASSFSDTTQNSVSRESTKDVNLSRFLDDPLPDSCSGRYIYLHDLPSRFNSDLLASCSLITRGTENNICPYLENFGFGPEIQDPDNILLKQSWFVTNQFMLEVIFHNKMKKYTCLTHNSSLASAVFIPFYAGIDMSRYLWGFNITVRDSSSHELMDWLVKQREWSRMSGRDHFFVAGRIAWDFRRQTDNESDWGSKLRFLPESQNMSMMSIESSSWNNDYAIPYPTCFHPSSVDEISEWQDRMRSQKRRYLFAFAGAPRPEYKDSVRGIIIDECLESDDQCYLLDCNYGKVNCDNPVNVMKVFRNSVFCLQPPGDSYTRRSMFDSILAGCIPVFFHPGTAYAQYKWHLPKNHNSYSVYLPVKDVKEWDIKIKERLLEISEERVVKLREEVIKLIPSVVYANPSYGSEGSEDAFELAVKGMLEKIEEVREVMRQGKDGGEGFDDRDDYKYTFSPYEAQVLT; encoded by the coding sequence atgaaGCCGAAGAATTATTCTCCGATGGAGAAACCCATCTCCGTCGTGACAGGGAAATTCcgaagcagcagcagcaacaaccaCAGTAACGTCTGGTTCGTTGTCCCTCTCTTCATCCTCCTCTGTTTCATTCTCCTCTGTTTCGACTACTCTGCTCTCTACATCACCGACACCGACGAAGCCGCTTCCTCCTTTTCCGACACAACCCAGAACTCAGTTTCTCGCGAATCCACGAAAGACGTAAACCTTTCTCGATTCCTCGACGACCCACTTCCCGATTCCTGCTCCGGCCGGTACATCTATCTCCACGATCTTCCTAGTAGATTCAACAGCGATCTGCTTGCGAGTTGCAGTTTGATTACCAGAGGAACCGAGAACAACATATGTCCGTATCTCGAAAACTTTGGTTTCGGTCCTGAGATTCAGGATCCCGATAATATTCTGTTGAAACAGAGCTGGTTTGTGACGAATCAGTTTATGCTCGAAGTGATTTTCCACAACAAGATGAAGAAATACACTTGCCTCACCCATAACTCCTCTCTAGCCTCTGCGGTTTTCATTCCCTTCTACGCAGGTATCGACATGAGCAGGTATCTCTGGGGTTTCAACATTACCGTTAGAGATTCCTCCTCCCACGAGCTGATGGATTGGCTTGTGAAACAGAGAGAGTGGAGTCGCATGTCCGGTCGAGACCATTTCTTCGTTGCCGGAAGGATCGCTTGGGATTTCAGGAGACAGACTGATAACGAATCCGACTGGGGGAGCAAGCTCAGGTTCTTACCCGAGTCGCAAAACATGTCGATGATGTCTATCGAATCGAGCTCTTGGAACAACGATTACGCTATCCCTTACCCCACCTGCTTCCATCCTTCATCTGTGGATGAGATCTCCGAGTGGCAAGATCGGATGAGGTCTCAAAAACGGAGGTATCTATTCGCCTTTGCGGGCGCTCCAAGGCCTGAGTATAAAGACTCGGTTCGAGGGATAATCATAGATGAATGCTTGGAGTCAGATGATCAATGTTACTTGTTAGACTGTAACTATGGGAAAGTGAATTGTGATAACCCTGTCAATGTGATGAAGGTTTTCAGGAACTCGGTGTTCTGTCTTCAGCCACCGGGAGATTCTTACACCAGAAGATCCATGTTTGATTCGATACTGGCGGGCTGCATCCCCGTGTTCTTCCATCCGGGGACAGCGTACGCTCAGTACAAGTGGCATTTGCCCAAGAACCACAACAGTTACTCGGTTTATCTACCGGTTAAGGATGTGAAGGAGTGGGATATCAAGATCAAGGAGAGGTTGCTTGAGATTTCAGAGGAAAGAGTGGTGAAATTGAGAGAAGAGGTGATAAAGTTGATACCGAGTGTGGTTTACGCTAATCCTAGTTATGGATCGGAAGGGAGTGAAGATGCATTTGAGCTGGCTGTAAAGGGGATGTTAGAGAAGATTGAAGAAGTGAGAGAGGTGATGAGACAAGGGAAGGATGGTGGTGAAGGTTTTGATGATAGAGATGATTACAAGTATACATTTTCTCCATATGAAGCTCAAGTTTTGACATAA